A genomic region of Trifolium pratense cultivar HEN17-A07 linkage group LG3, ARS_RC_1.1, whole genome shotgun sequence contains the following coding sequences:
- the LOC123914549 gene encoding protein MIZU-KUSSEI 1-like, giving the protein MATGVTSVDCHKQVRSWRLLRSLIRLLIPTCNSSTIVEDQDATISNKILQNTKYSSSLISSKSHTITGTIFGYRKGKINFCIQSNANSITPILLLELAVPTNILAREMSKGTLRIALESSSSSNNGRSSSTVLSTPFWTMYCNGKKVGYAVKRRPSNTDFEVLNLMRSVVVGTGVMKCNGEDDDDNDEVMYLRSSFKRVGGGSSECESFHLIDPEGDNIHQELSIFFLRSR; this is encoded by the coding sequence ATGGCCACTGGTGTTACATCAGTTGACTGCCACAAACAAGTTAGATCATGGAGATTGCTACGTTCTCTCATTCGTCTACTAATCCCAACTTGTAACTCTTCCACCATTGTTGAAGACCAAGATGCAACAATATCAAACAAAATTCTCCAAAACACCAAATATTCATCTTCACTCATATCATCCAAGTCCCACACAATCACAGGCACAATATTTGGATACcgaaaaggaaaaataaatttttgtattCAATCAAATGCTAACTCCATAACCCCAATTCTCCTTCTTGAACTAGCAGTTCCAACAAACATTTTAGCTAGGGAAATGAGCAAAGGAACGCTACGAATCGCGCTAgagagtagtagtagtagtaacaATGGAAGATCTTCGTCAACGGTTTTGTCGACGCCTTTTTGGACTATGTATTGTAATGGGAAAAAAGTTGGTTATGCTGTTAAGAGAAGGCCTTCTAATACTGATTTTGAAGTGTTGAATTTGATGCGTTCGGTTGTTGTTGGAACCGGAGTAATGAAGTGTAACggagaagatgatgatgataatgatgaagTTATGTATTTGAGAAGTAGTTTTAAGAGAGTTGGTGGTGGATCTTCTGAATGTGAATCTTTTCATTTGATTGATCCTGAAGGTGATAATATTCATCAAGAACTaagtattttctttttaaggTCAAGGTGA